Proteins from a genomic interval of Verrucomicrobiales bacterium:
- a CDS encoding CotH kinase family protein has protein sequence MRTLRCILCAIVSRFSLRFPDSQSTCLALLGIFALLPLPSPAQDIVISEVMAENRHGLIDGSGLRQDWLELENRSGTDLNLTGWHLTDDPRQLDKWTFPPRTLRAKERLVVFASGRNQTDAAGHLHTNFRLSSSGEYLALTRPDRSIASEFSPSFPEQLPDVAFGLGPTVSTRTVVSAGSSALALVHAQGVLPPDWTQPNYDASAWNANLARAGSGQIVISELALDSPRFVEIQNVSAASVNLEGWRLIINESATGDIDEVSTSRWILSGVLAPGGTDYRGDFPVPRAWGAPLGWSSEGPGWVMLLGPEHQVVDFVSWGYSTAQLQAFGILIEGQPIGGGRLVDSFDYRDSAGLTSVWTGPVLGGLRATNITFGITEGELQIRDIRDASASSGTAMTVFTRMLPTPLTGDFRATLSFSWDCPDPGFLGGLFLEAWRTGGILASGGWQDDNAAGPAGFGFRYGQIGGRSTFVSATGSSDPNLSPETMTGAQASSHRGNTLASSGALSILTASATPAKGSAILELSRRGRISRVRWMEPDRVWDLVELQNSNTNPLTSLRIAANHWRYQGAPFPVLSIDEVIVESDARGASVPWKGPSLAHSLANSGLSWQRVGDRDQDGAEDFVAQVRSPGSLNQNLQSKFAVPPVRLPLGYDRSLGGAPAPGTDVEPALWNRNASLLVRIPFEVTEDGMLASLLKVTHDAGFVAYINGREMARQNAPDLLNWNSTASGPAEMSRGLLSFESDLFGQQLALPKGTNVLAIHVLNETARDSTLWISAELEVARPTGGASALRYLPYPTPGSPNSVGSPGVSAEPSTSIPSGAYQDPLSVALSIPADGEIRYTLDGSAPTPRSALYRQPLLITDTTLLRARTFTPGLLPSRGIERTYVFVDSSMDSRESNVPLLLLSTGGRQIAGTADAQLTRIHAVGIDVQGTNRATWRSSPDFIGRAGLRVRGSSSANWPKQSYAFETQNADGEDESVALFGLPADSDWVLHASYLDRTLLRDSLAYELSRQIGRYAARTRPVEVYLNTNGRKVSAADYLGVYLLVERIKRSEERIPLQELGPLDNQEPEVTGGYLVKKDRLDPGDNGFLTLRADRLGFVDPEESALSGAQRAWISNYFRQFETVLYSAAYTNAETGYAQFIDVDAWIDHHLLIEMTFNIDGFYLSTHLQKERGGKLVIGPVWDFDRSMGNTTQIGADKPTGWYVDALNGFFGVGSTFYPWWPRLFQDPAFKQRSIDRWQQLRHGPFADTNIIAWIDRLAQERLEAQERNFAKWPVLAQPLDVSPLGFPTYAQHVAHLKSWMAARLAWIDSQFLPLPRFGAARPDPEGRITVRLDVPNLPSLDSSLQLYYTTNGLDPRSPAGGIEVSAVAAPAPPSTPVVLPEAPLRFLIPTTTNGGSLLGTNWVWPGFDDQNWTSGTTGAGYDRLGVFTPLIRTDLNAQMFGVNRSAFLRIPFSVPSPIPAGQLFLRMKYDDGYVAFLNGGRVSLRSAPATVNWNSGASANRPKSAATVYEDTNLGSAESWLRPGENLLAVQGLNDAATSTEFLILPELGIAAGPQSVITFEGPTRLMARTYQSGRWSGLAEIALGFAVPRLRITEVMYHPANPPSGSPYLEEDFEFIEIQNATEVCLPLRDVRVTGGIDFTFSSRETYLAPGEYVVLAKNRTAFVSRYGDLKLRMASGFEGKLSNGSDSLTLQDSTGIVRHSFTYDDAWQPTTDGGGYSLTLQDPFADRVEWSDPKYWKASSSRGGSPGRDDSGILPTWDADRDTLPDRWEQDFLGGSVAEEDDSDGDGFSNLHEYIVGTDPADPGERFRITVEADQGIVWVHIPTRLASSRYHPGLVRFYALEERQDLEESQSSWMISSQMAKQPATGGILQLQIPGGLASSRFFRARVWLDCPNP, from the coding sequence ATGCGAACCCTGCGTTGCATCCTCTGCGCTATCGTCTCACGCTTTTCGCTCCGCTTTCCAGATTCCCAGTCAACCTGTCTCGCCCTGCTCGGGATCTTCGCACTTTTGCCCCTTCCATCCCCCGCGCAGGACATAGTGATCAGCGAAGTCATGGCGGAGAACCGGCACGGCCTCATCGATGGATCAGGTCTCAGACAGGATTGGCTGGAGCTGGAAAATCGGTCGGGTACCGATTTGAACCTGACCGGCTGGCATTTGACCGACGACCCTCGACAGTTGGACAAATGGACCTTTCCGCCTCGCACGCTGCGGGCCAAGGAGCGGCTCGTTGTCTTTGCATCGGGCCGGAACCAGACGGACGCAGCCGGACATTTACACACCAACTTTCGCCTGAGCAGCTCCGGCGAATACCTCGCCCTGACACGGCCCGATCGCAGCATCGCGAGCGAGTTTAGCCCCAGTTTTCCGGAGCAGTTGCCGGATGTTGCATTCGGGCTCGGCCCGACTGTCTCCACTCGAACCGTGGTATCCGCTGGCTCGTCGGCCCTGGCACTCGTGCACGCCCAAGGCGTCCTACCCCCGGATTGGACACAACCAAACTACGATGCCTCCGCCTGGAATGCCAACCTGGCCCGCGCCGGCAGCGGACAGATCGTCATCAGCGAACTGGCGTTGGATTCGCCTCGCTTCGTGGAGATCCAGAATGTCTCAGCCGCATCGGTAAACTTGGAAGGATGGCGCCTGATCATCAACGAGTCCGCCACGGGAGATATCGACGAAGTCTCTACGTCCCGCTGGATTCTCTCGGGTGTCTTGGCTCCGGGCGGTACGGACTATCGCGGCGACTTTCCTGTCCCGCGAGCCTGGGGCGCTCCGCTGGGATGGTCCTCGGAGGGTCCGGGCTGGGTCATGCTCCTAGGCCCGGAGCATCAGGTAGTGGATTTTGTGAGCTGGGGATACTCGACAGCACAGCTCCAGGCGTTCGGGATTCTCATCGAAGGACAGCCGATTGGGGGAGGACGTCTGGTGGACTCATTCGACTACCGCGACAGCGCCGGGCTGACGTCGGTTTGGACGGGCCCAGTCCTGGGCGGGCTCCGGGCCACCAACATCACCTTCGGAATCACCGAAGGCGAACTCCAAATCCGGGATATTAGGGACGCATCGGCTTCGAGCGGCACGGCAATGACGGTCTTCACACGAATGCTTCCCACGCCTCTCACCGGGGACTTCAGAGCGACCTTGTCGTTCAGCTGGGATTGCCCCGATCCAGGGTTCTTGGGTGGGCTCTTTCTAGAAGCCTGGCGCACCGGAGGCATTCTCGCGTCGGGCGGTTGGCAGGATGACAACGCCGCCGGTCCGGCCGGATTTGGTTTTCGCTATGGTCAAATTGGGGGGCGCAGCACGTTTGTCTCCGCCACCGGTTCTTCCGATCCCAACCTGAGCCCCGAAACCATGACGGGAGCCCAGGCCTCGAGCCATCGAGGAAACACTCTCGCGAGCAGCGGAGCCCTGTCGATCCTGACTGCAAGCGCCACCCCGGCCAAAGGCAGTGCCATTCTCGAGCTTTCCCGAAGGGGCCGGATTTCCCGAGTTCGTTGGATGGAGCCGGACCGTGTCTGGGACCTGGTGGAACTCCAAAACTCGAATACCAATCCCCTCACCTCCCTCCGAATAGCAGCCAATCACTGGCGCTATCAAGGCGCTCCTTTCCCAGTCCTCTCGATCGATGAGGTCATTGTGGAATCGGACGCGCGCGGAGCCAGCGTGCCGTGGAAGGGCCCGTCGCTCGCTCACTCCTTGGCCAATTCAGGGTTGAGCTGGCAACGAGTGGGTGATCGCGACCAAGACGGCGCCGAGGATTTCGTCGCTCAGGTTCGCAGCCCTGGCTCGCTCAATCAGAACCTTCAATCCAAGTTCGCAGTTCCACCGGTCCGCCTCCCCTTGGGATACGACCGGAGCCTGGGCGGCGCGCCTGCACCCGGCACTGATGTCGAACCAGCCCTGTGGAATCGCAATGCTTCACTGCTGGTGCGCATCCCTTTTGAAGTGACCGAGGACGGTATGCTCGCCTCGCTCCTCAAGGTGACCCACGATGCCGGATTCGTGGCCTATATCAACGGCCGCGAGATGGCGCGTCAAAATGCCCCAGACTTACTGAATTGGAACTCCACCGCCAGCGGCCCGGCGGAGATGTCCCGCGGACTTCTTTCGTTTGAGTCGGACCTCTTTGGCCAACAGCTGGCTCTGCCCAAAGGGACGAATGTTCTCGCCATTCATGTTTTGAACGAGACCGCTCGCGATAGCACTCTCTGGATCTCGGCCGAACTGGAAGTGGCTCGGCCTACCGGAGGTGCAAGCGCGCTCCGATACCTGCCCTACCCCACCCCGGGTAGTCCCAACTCGGTCGGGTCACCCGGTGTGTCCGCTGAACCTTCGACCTCGATTCCGAGCGGCGCCTACCAGGATCCCCTGAGCGTCGCCCTCTCCATACCGGCTGACGGTGAGATCCGCTACACGCTCGATGGATCCGCCCCAACCCCGCGCTCTGCTCTGTACCGTCAACCACTCCTCATCACCGACACCACGCTGCTTCGGGCACGCACCTTTACGCCCGGATTGCTTCCCAGCCGGGGAATCGAACGTACGTATGTCTTTGTCGATTCCTCCATGGATTCACGGGAATCGAATGTGCCCTTGCTTCTCCTCTCGACCGGTGGCCGTCAGATTGCCGGCACCGCAGATGCCCAGCTCACTCGTATCCATGCGGTAGGCATCGACGTGCAGGGAACCAACCGCGCCACCTGGCGCAGCTCTCCCGATTTCATCGGCCGTGCTGGACTGCGCGTCCGGGGGTCGAGCTCCGCCAACTGGCCCAAGCAAAGTTACGCCTTCGAGACCCAAAACGCCGATGGAGAGGATGAATCCGTGGCGCTCTTCGGCCTGCCGGCGGATAGCGACTGGGTGCTCCACGCCTCTTACCTGGACCGCACCCTGCTCCGGGATTCACTTGCCTATGAACTCAGCCGGCAAATCGGACGCTATGCGGCCCGCACACGCCCCGTTGAAGTGTATCTCAACACCAACGGAAGGAAGGTTTCTGCGGCCGACTACCTGGGCGTCTACCTCCTAGTGGAGAGGATCAAGCGCAGCGAGGAGCGCATCCCTCTCCAGGAACTAGGCCCCCTCGACAATCAGGAACCCGAAGTGACCGGTGGCTATCTGGTGAAGAAGGATCGTCTGGATCCCGGGGACAATGGATTCCTCACACTCAGGGCCGACCGACTGGGCTTTGTCGATCCGGAAGAGAGCGCGCTGTCGGGAGCTCAACGAGCGTGGATCAGCAACTATTTCCGACAGTTTGAGACGGTCTTGTACTCCGCCGCCTACACCAACGCCGAAACCGGCTATGCCCAGTTCATCGATGTCGATGCTTGGATCGACCATCACCTCTTGATCGAAATGACGTTCAACATCGACGGGTTCTACCTCAGCACGCACCTCCAAAAGGAAAGGGGAGGCAAGCTGGTGATCGGGCCAGTTTGGGATTTCGATCGCTCGATGGGCAACACCACGCAAATCGGTGCGGACAAGCCGACTGGCTGGTATGTAGATGCCTTGAACGGATTCTTTGGTGTGGGCTCGACATTCTATCCCTGGTGGCCGCGTCTTTTCCAAGACCCCGCCTTCAAACAACGCTCGATCGACCGCTGGCAACAATTGCGCCACGGGCCCTTTGCCGACACCAACATCATCGCTTGGATCGATCGGCTGGCCCAGGAGCGCCTCGAGGCTCAAGAGCGAAACTTTGCGAAATGGCCGGTGCTAGCCCAGCCACTCGATGTCAGCCCGTTGGGCTTTCCAACCTATGCCCAACATGTCGCGCACCTCAAAAGTTGGATGGCCGCCCGGTTGGCTTGGATCGACAGCCAGTTTCTGCCCCTACCCCGGTTCGGCGCTGCCCGCCCTGATCCGGAGGGACGGATCACCGTTCGTCTCGATGTTCCAAATCTTCCCAGCCTGGACTCTTCCCTCCAGCTCTACTACACCACCAATGGCCTGGATCCACGATCTCCTGCCGGTGGCATCGAAGTCTCAGCGGTGGCCGCCCCCGCTCCGCCGTCAACGCCCGTGGTGCTGCCAGAGGCGCCACTGCGTTTTCTCATACCGACGACGACCAACGGCGGCAGCCTGCTTGGAACCAATTGGGTATGGCCTGGCTTTGACGATCAGAATTGGACGTCCGGAACGACCGGGGCGGGATACGATCGTCTGGGCGTCTTCACACCCTTGATCCGAACCGATCTCAATGCCCAAATGTTCGGCGTCAATCGGAGCGCCTTCCTTCGCATCCCCTTTTCGGTTCCGTCTCCGATTCCCGCCGGACAGCTGTTCCTGCGGATGAAATACGATGACGGTTACGTTGCTTTTCTTAACGGTGGGAGAGTCTCGCTGCGATCCGCGCCCGCCACGGTAAATTGGAATTCCGGTGCCTCAGCGAATCGGCCGAAATCAGCTGCTACCGTGTATGAGGACACCAACCTGGGCTCCGCCGAAAGTTGGCTGCGCCCGGGCGAAAACCTCCTGGCCGTTCAAGGCCTGAACGACGCTGCCACCAGCACTGAGTTTCTGATACTTCCCGAACTCGGCATTGCCGCCGGACCCCAAAGCGTGATCACGTTCGAGGGTCCGACACGTTTGATGGCCAGAACCTACCAGTCCGGGCGATGGAGCGGGTTGGCGGAAATCGCGCTGGGCTTCGCGGTGCCGCGACTACGCATCACCGAGGTCATGTATCACCCCGCCAATCCTCCTTCCGGTTCCCCCTACCTCGAGGAGGATTTCGAGTTCATCGAGATTCAAAACGCGACCGAAGTCTGTCTGCCGCTGCGCGACGTTCGGGTTACCGGCGGAATTGATTTCACCTTTTCAAGCCGGGAGACCTACCTGGCACCGGGGGAATACGTGGTGCTGGCAAAGAATCGTACCGCCTTCGTCTCCCGCTACGGCGACTTGAAACTGCGCATGGCGAGTGGGTTTGAAGGCAAGCTCTCCAATGGCAGTGACAGCCTGACGTTACAGGACTCCACCGGCATCGTCCGGCACTCATTCACTTATGACGATGCCTGGCAGCCAACCACTGATGGCGGGGGCTACTCCCTGACGCTCCAGGATCCGTTCGCCGATCGGGTTGAGTGGTCCGATCCCAAGTATTGGAAGGCGAGTTCTTCCCGCGGAGGATCGCCGGGGCGGGATGATTCTGGAATCCTCCCTACCTGGGATGCGGACCGAGACACGCTTCCCGACCGCTGGGAGCAGGACTTCCTGGGCGGCTCGGTCGCTGAGGAGGACGACTCTGATGGTGATGGTTTCTCCAACCTGCACGAATATATCGTGGGGACCGATCCTGCGGATCCCGGTGAGCGCTTCCGGATCACCGTCGAGGCGGACCAGGGGATCGTGTGGGTCCACATCCCAACTCGACTCGCGAGCTCCAGATACCATCCCGGTCTCGTGCGCTTCTATGCCTTGGAAGAGCGTCAGGATCTTGAGGAATCGCAGTCCTCGTGGATGATCTCGTCGCAAATGGCGAAACAGCCGGCCACCGGAGGAATTCTCCAGCTCCAGATTCCCGGAGGGCTTGCTTCCAGTCGGTTTTTTCGCGCTCGGGTATGGCTGGACTGCCCGAATCCCTAG
- a CDS encoding response regulator transcription factor: MIWLIEPPSPKRSKRRSLQREPIPWLTRFEKLAEAIEAISHGEIPSLIFLAQAPARSVATAVRRLQAAAPGAFIITLRAWGKDATVSACLRRLILASTMPVAPTTHPPGDIYKISHREREVLRCMVSGLIKKEIAEFLSLSYHTVDNHERHLFHKLKVHTRTAAVAKAVMEKLC, from the coding sequence ATGATTTGGTTGATTGAACCCCCCTCGCCGAAACGCTCGAAGCGGCGCTCACTCCAGCGTGAGCCAATCCCCTGGCTAACCCGCTTCGAGAAGCTCGCCGAAGCCATCGAAGCCATCAGCCACGGCGAGATTCCCTCGCTCATCTTTCTGGCTCAGGCTCCGGCGCGGAGCGTTGCCACCGCGGTGCGCCGTTTACAAGCCGCAGCGCCGGGAGCATTCATCATCACATTGCGGGCGTGGGGCAAGGATGCAACCGTCAGCGCCTGCCTCCGGCGGCTTATTTTGGCGAGCACCATGCCCGTGGCTCCCACCACCCATCCGCCCGGGGACATCTACAAGATCTCGCACCGAGAACGGGAAGTCCTCCGGTGCATGGTGTCCGGCCTGATCAAGAAGGAGATCGCCGAGTTTCTATCCCTAAGTTATCACACCGTGGACAACCACGAGCGACACCTCTTTCACAAACTCAAGGTTCATACCAGGACCGCGGCCGTGGCCAAAGCGGTCATGGAAAAGCTCTGTTAG